Proteins from a genomic interval of Caulobacter rhizosphaerae:
- a CDS encoding DMT family transporter, with translation MSSSTPLTAIERLAIAAIILTWGLNNAAAKVATAELPPMMVGALRFALALAFLAPFLKPPFPWSRRLAAICLLSGPIHFGIIYIAFGLAKSLSPLVVATQLWIPFTALFAWKMLGETMKPLAVAGLVVAFVGVAWMSLDPHGAADLPAIALGVVASACWAVATVLVRQTPGAKPLQVQALTAVVAAPVLLAMSFGFEDNVVERVRTAAPIAWACVAFAGVVSTIGASALLFWLVQRREAGRVTPYFLLTPLVSCTIGVLFMGDALSPQLVIGAAATMGGVALVALTAKKVVPAEGEAT, from the coding sequence ATGTCCTCCAGCACGCCCCTCACGGCGATCGAGCGCCTGGCCATCGCGGCCATCATCCTGACCTGGGGCCTGAACAACGCCGCGGCCAAGGTGGCGACCGCCGAGCTGCCGCCGATGATGGTCGGCGCCCTGCGTTTCGCCCTGGCCCTGGCCTTCCTGGCGCCATTCCTGAAGCCGCCGTTCCCGTGGTCCAGGCGACTGGCCGCCATCTGCCTGTTGTCGGGACCGATCCACTTCGGGATCATCTACATCGCCTTCGGCTTGGCCAAGTCGCTGAGCCCGCTGGTGGTGGCCACCCAGCTGTGGATCCCGTTCACCGCCCTGTTCGCCTGGAAGATGCTGGGCGAGACCATGAAGCCGCTGGCCGTGGCCGGCCTGGTCGTGGCCTTCGTCGGCGTGGCGTGGATGAGCCTGGACCCGCACGGGGCGGCCGACCTGCCGGCCATCGCGCTGGGCGTGGTGGCCAGCGCCTGCTGGGCCGTGGCCACCGTGCTCGTCCGCCAGACGCCGGGCGCCAAGCCGCTGCAGGTCCAGGCCCTGACCGCCGTCGTCGCCGCGCCGGTGCTGCTGGCCATGTCGTTCGGCTTCGAGGACAACGTCGTCGAGCGGGTCAGGACGGCCGCGCCGATCGCCTGGGCCTGCGTGGCCTTCGCCGGCGTGGTCTCGACCATCGGGGCCAGCGCGTTGCTGTTCTGGCTGGTCCAGCGGCGCGAGGCGGGGCGGGTGACGCCCTATTTCCTGCTGACGCCCCTGGTGTCGTGCACGATCGGCGTGCTGTTCATGGGCGACGCCCTGTCGCCGCAGCTGGTGATCGGCGCGGCCGCAACCATGGGCGGCGTCGCCCTGGTGGCCCTGACGGCCAAGAAGGTCGTGCCGGCCGAGGGCGAGGCGACGTAG
- the sodC gene encoding superoxide dismutase[Cu-Zn] — protein sequence MRLTALALSFGLIAAPVSIAHAATAELKGADGKALGTATLTDAPHGVLLRIEAKGLTPGWHGLHFHEKGDCGTPDFKSAGAHVHTTTAVVHGLLNPDGNDNGDLPNLFATADGSATVELFSPLVSLNGAGGRPALLDADGSSIVVHASPDDYKTQPIGGAGARVACGVVK from the coding sequence ATGCGTTTGACCGCCCTCGCCCTGTCCTTTGGCCTGATCGCCGCCCCCGTCTCGATCGCCCACGCCGCCACCGCCGAGCTGAAAGGCGCCGACGGCAAGGCCCTGGGGACCGCGACCCTGACCGACGCGCCGCACGGCGTGCTGCTGCGCATCGAGGCCAAGGGCCTGACGCCGGGCTGGCACGGCCTGCACTTCCACGAGAAGGGCGACTGCGGGACGCCCGACTTCAAGTCGGCCGGCGCCCACGTCCACACCACCACCGCCGTGGTCCACGGCCTGCTGAACCCGGACGGCAACGACAACGGCGACCTGCCCAACCTGTTCGCGACGGCCGACGGCTCGGCGACCGTCGAGCTGTTCTCGCCCCTGGTGTCGCTGAACGGCGCGGGCGGCCGCCCCGCCCTGCTCGACGCCGACGGCTCGTCCATCGTCGTCCACGCCAGCCCCGACGACTACAAGACCCAGCCGATCGGCGGGGCCGGGGCGCGCGTGGCGTGCGGGGTGGTGAAGTAG
- the gyrA gene encoding DNA gyrase subunit A → MSDDQNTIPGSPASPGARGDVTPINIEDELRRSYLDYAMSVIVSRALPDARDGLKPVHRRVLFSMHEQGQTPERPYVKSARVVGDVMGKYHPHGDASIYFTLVRMTQSFSMGLVLIDGQGNFGSVDGDMPAAMRYTECRMAPPAMSLLADLDKDTVDFQDNYDGKEQEPVVLPSRIPNLLVNGAGGIAVGMATNIPPHNLGEVIDACLLVIDQPDVTTDQLLDLVPGPDFPTGGEIIGRAGPRQALLTGRGSVVMRGLATVEEIRTGREAIVITAIPYQVNKANLVEYIAEMVRDKRIEGISDIRDESNRDGMRIVVELKRDASGEVILNQLYRFTALQSSFGVNMLALNRGRPEQMGLRQLIELFVAFREEVVVRRTKFELGKARDRGHVLVGLTIAVANIDEFIHIIRSSKDPTEARERLVAKSWPAGDMLPLVELIADPRTVQEEGGLIRLTDEQARAILALTLSRLTGLGRDEIGNEAATLAEAIKSYLDLLSDRANIMAVVREELVEVRDKFAIPRRCQIVDGDADMEDEDLIVREEMVITVTLGGYVKRTPLAAYRTQHRGGKGKAGMATKNEDAVTRVFSASTHAPLLFFTSGGKVYKMKVWRLPLGVANSRGKAFVNLLPIEPGETITSILALPEDEATWNSLDVMFATRSGSVRRNKLSDFVDVRRNGKIAMKLDEGDGIVGVAVCDSSKDILLNTASGRCIRFSADEVRVFASRDSTGVRGVRLAEGDSVISMSVLRNVDATPAERAAYLKHQRALARALGEEGDEAPAAPEEGEEEGGEASLTPERIAELGAAEEILLTVSSEGFGKRTSAYDYRRTGRGGQGLTAQDLSKRGGKLVGSFPIEEGDQILLVTDAGQMIRVPVSQIRVAARNTQGVTIFRTAADEHVVSVERLAETGGDDTSSDDTTGDENGADETS, encoded by the coding sequence TTGAGCGACGATCAAAACACCATCCCCGGGTCCCCGGCCTCGCCGGGCGCCCGCGGGGACGTCACCCCCATCAATATCGAGGACGAGCTGCGCCGCTCGTATCTCGACTATGCGATGAGCGTGATCGTCAGCCGCGCGCTGCCGGACGCCCGCGACGGTCTCAAGCCGGTGCACCGGCGGGTGCTGTTCTCGATGCACGAGCAGGGCCAGACGCCCGAGCGGCCCTACGTCAAGTCGGCCCGCGTGGTCGGCGACGTGATGGGTAAGTACCACCCGCACGGCGACGCCTCGATCTACTTCACCCTGGTGCGGATGACCCAGTCGTTCTCGATGGGGCTGGTGCTGATCGACGGCCAGGGCAACTTCGGCTCGGTCGACGGCGACATGCCCGCGGCCATGCGCTACACCGAGTGCCGCATGGCCCCGCCGGCCATGTCGCTGCTGGCCGACCTGGACAAGGACACGGTCGACTTCCAGGACAATTACGACGGCAAGGAGCAGGAACCCGTCGTCCTGCCGTCGCGGATTCCCAACCTGCTGGTCAACGGCGCCGGCGGCATCGCCGTCGGCATGGCCACCAACATCCCGCCGCACAATCTGGGCGAGGTGATCGACGCCTGCCTGCTGGTGATCGACCAGCCCGACGTCACCACCGACCAGCTGCTGGACCTGGTGCCGGGGCCGGACTTCCCGACCGGCGGCGAGATCATCGGCCGGGCCGGTCCGCGCCAGGCGCTGCTGACCGGGCGCGGCTCGGTGGTCATGCGCGGCCTGGCCACGGTGGAAGAGATCCGCACCGGCCGCGAGGCCATCGTCATCACGGCCATCCCCTATCAGGTGAACAAGGCCAACCTGGTCGAGTACATCGCCGAAATGGTCCGCGACAAGCGGATCGAGGGCATCTCCGACATCCGCGACGAGTCCAACCGCGACGGCATGCGCATCGTGGTCGAACTGAAGCGCGACGCCTCGGGCGAGGTGATCCTCAACCAGCTCTACCGCTTCACGGCGCTGCAAAGCTCGTTCGGCGTCAACATGCTGGCCCTGAACCGCGGCCGCCCCGAGCAGATGGGCCTGCGCCAGCTGATCGAGCTGTTCGTCGCCTTCCGCGAGGAAGTGGTGGTGCGGCGGACCAAGTTCGAGCTGGGCAAGGCGCGCGACCGCGGCCACGTCCTGGTCGGCCTGACCATCGCCGTGGCCAATATCGACGAGTTCATCCATATCATCCGCTCGTCCAAGGACCCGACCGAGGCCCGCGAGCGGCTGGTGGCCAAGTCGTGGCCGGCCGGCGACATGCTGCCGCTGGTCGAGCTGATCGCCGACCCGCGCACCGTGCAGGAAGAGGGCGGGCTGATCCGCCTGACCGACGAGCAGGCCCGCGCCATCCTGGCCCTGACCCTGTCGCGCCTGACCGGCCTGGGCCGCGACGAGATCGGCAACGAGGCCGCCACCCTGGCCGAGGCCATCAAGAGCTATCTCGACCTGCTGTCGGACCGCGCCAACATCATGGCCGTGGTCCGCGAGGAACTGGTCGAGGTGCGCGACAAGTTCGCCATTCCCCGCCGCTGCCAGATCGTCGACGGCGACGCCGACATGGAAGACGAAGACCTGATCGTCCGCGAGGAGATGGTCATCACCGTCACCCTGGGCGGCTACGTCAAGCGCACGCCGCTGGCCGCCTATCGCACCCAGCACCGGGGCGGCAAGGGCAAGGCCGGCATGGCCACCAAGAACGAGGACGCCGTCACCCGCGTGTTCTCGGCCTCGACCCACGCCCCGTTGCTGTTCTTCACCTCGGGCGGCAAGGTCTACAAGATGAAGGTCTGGCGCCTGCCGCTGGGCGTCGCCAACAGCCGCGGCAAGGCGTTCGTCAACCTGCTGCCGATCGAGCCGGGCGAGACCATCACCTCGATCCTGGCCCTGCCGGAGGACGAGGCCACCTGGAACAGCCTGGACGTGATGTTCGCCACCCGCTCGGGCAGCGTGCGCCGCAACAAGCTGTCGGACTTCGTGGACGTGCGCCGCAACGGCAAGATCGCCATGAAGCTTGACGAAGGCGACGGCATCGTCGGCGTCGCCGTCTGCGACAGCAGCAAGGACATCCTGCTCAACACCGCCTCGGGCCGCTGCATCCGCTTCTCGGCCGACGAGGTGCGGGTGTTCGCCAGCCGCGACTCCACCGGCGTGCGCGGCGTGCGCCTGGCGGAAGGCGACAGCGTCATCTCGATGAGCGTGCTGCGCAATGTCGACGCCACCCCGGCCGAGCGCGCGGCCTACCTCAAGCACCAGCGGGCCCTGGCCCGGGCCCTGGGCGAGGAAGGCGACGAGGCTCCGGCCGCGCCGGAAGAGGGCGAGGAAGAGGGCGGCGAGGCCAGCTTGACGCCCGAGCGCATCGCCGAGCTGGGCGCGGCCGAAGAGATCCTGCTGACCGTGTCGTCGGAAGGCTTCGGCAAGCGCACCAGCGCCTATGACTACCGCCGGACCGGCCGTGGCGGCCAGGGCCTGACCGCCCAGGACCTCAGCAAGCGTGGCGGCAAGCTGGTGGGCTCGTTCCCGATCGAGGAGGGCGACCAGATCCTGCTGGTCACCGACGCCGGCCAGATGATCCGGGTGCCGGTCTCGCAAATTCGTGTTGCGGCGCGGAATACTCAAGGCGTAACCATCTTCCGCACCGCCGCCGACGAACATGTCGTCAGCGTCGAGCGCCTCGCCGAAACCGGCGGGGACGACACTTCGAGCGACGACACCACGGGCGACGAAAACGGGGCGGACGAGACCTCGTAA
- the coaD gene encoding pantetheine-phosphate adenylyltransferase: protein MRIGLYPGTFDPVTNGHLDIIGRAVKLVDKLVIGVAVNIGKGPLFSLDERVEIVRRETAHLTQIAEIEVRPFDSLLMHFAREVGAQMIVRGLRAVADFEYEFQMTAMNQQLDREIETVFLMADPRHQAIASRLVKEIAALGGDVHKFVPPGVAEQLLGKLAK from the coding sequence ATGCGGATCGGTCTCTACCCGGGCACCTTCGACCCGGTCACCAACGGCCACCTCGACATCATCGGCCGGGCTGTCAAGCTGGTCGACAAGCTGGTGATCGGGGTGGCGGTGAACATCGGCAAGGGGCCGCTGTTCTCGCTGGACGAACGGGTCGAGATCGTGCGCCGCGAGACGGCCCACCTGACCCAGATCGCTGAGATCGAGGTTCGGCCGTTCGACAGCCTGCTGATGCATTTCGCTCGCGAGGTCGGCGCCCAGATGATCGTACGCGGCCTGCGGGCCGTGGCCGACTTCGAATACGAATTCCAGATGACGGCCATGAACCAGCAGCTCGACCGCGAGATCGAGACCGTGTTCCTGATGGCCGACCCGCGCCACCAGGCCATCGCCTCGCGCCTGGTCAAGGAGATCGCGGCCCTAGGCGGCGACGTCCACAAGTTCGTGCCGCCGGGCGTGGCCGAGCAGTTGCTGGGCAAGCTGGCGAAGTAG
- a CDS encoding Nramp family divalent metal transporter, giving the protein MVGSGVITGAADDDPSAIGTYASAGAKYGLAFLWVAPVLLPMMYAVVYLSSKLGQVYGKGLFDAIRDRFPRWVLYPMLVGGVVGNVIEAAADLGGVAAALNLHVPLPIPVIVALAAMVVFAFQWFGSYALLRKVFRWLALALLAYVIAAVMTKPDLREVLRATLTPRIQLDAQFLSLVVACIGTSLSAYIYTWQSNQEVEEEIAVGRRHWWQRRGASRTELRRTRRDVLIGMLFSNLILYFVILSTGATLHAAGRTEIESAAHAAEALRPLAGDLAGLLFIAGVVGVGFLAVPIMTTGAAYDLVQSFGRQGSLHDKPRDAGLFYGTIAGVTVVAVGLNTLGFNPMKMLVWSGIVQGFSVPPLLVLMLIMTNDRRMMGDKVNGPGTNLLAGGTAIVTFAATLFLVGTWVL; this is encoded by the coding sequence ATGGTCGGTTCGGGCGTGATCACCGGCGCGGCGGACGACGACCCGTCCGCGATCGGCACCTATGCCAGCGCCGGCGCCAAGTACGGGCTGGCGTTCCTGTGGGTCGCGCCCGTCCTGCTGCCGATGATGTACGCGGTCGTGTACCTGTCGTCCAAGCTGGGGCAGGTCTACGGCAAAGGCCTTTTCGACGCGATCCGCGACAGGTTCCCGCGTTGGGTGCTCTATCCGATGCTGGTGGGCGGCGTGGTCGGCAACGTCATCGAGGCGGCCGCTGACCTGGGCGGCGTGGCGGCGGCGCTGAACCTCCACGTTCCGCTGCCCATCCCGGTGATCGTCGCCCTGGCGGCGATGGTGGTGTTCGCGTTCCAGTGGTTCGGCTCCTACGCCCTGTTGCGCAAGGTCTTCCGTTGGCTGGCCCTGGCGCTGTTGGCCTACGTGATCGCCGCCGTCATGACCAAGCCCGACCTGCGGGAGGTGCTGCGCGCCACGCTCACGCCCAGGATCCAGTTGGACGCCCAGTTCCTGTCGCTGGTCGTCGCCTGCATCGGCACCTCGCTGTCGGCCTACATCTACACTTGGCAGTCCAACCAGGAGGTCGAGGAGGAGATCGCCGTCGGGCGCCGCCATTGGTGGCAGCGCCGCGGGGCCAGTCGCACCGAACTTCGCCGCACGCGGCGCGACGTGCTGATCGGGATGCTGTTCTCCAATCTGATCCTCTACTTCGTCATCCTGTCGACCGGCGCGACGCTGCACGCGGCGGGAAGGACCGAGATCGAGAGCGCCGCCCACGCCGCGGAGGCGCTTCGGCCGCTGGCGGGCGACCTGGCCGGCCTGCTGTTCATCGCCGGGGTGGTCGGGGTCGGCTTCCTGGCCGTACCGATCATGACCACCGGCGCGGCCTACGACCTCGTGCAGAGCTTCGGTCGGCAGGGGAGCCTGCACGACAAGCCCAGGGACGCCGGGCTGTTCTACGGGACCATCGCGGGCGTGACCGTCGTGGCCGTCGGCCTGAACACCTTGGGCTTCAATCCCATGAAGATGCTGGTCTGGTCGGGGATCGTGCAGGGATTTTCCGTGCCGCCCCTGCTGGTCCTCATGCTGATCATGACCAATGATCGCCGCATGATGGGCGACAAGGTCAATGGACCGGGCACGAACCTTCTGGCCGGCGGCACGGCGATCGTCACCTTCGCCGCGACCTTGTTCCTGGTGGGGACCTGGGTGCTGTAG
- a CDS encoding peptidylprolyl isomerase, protein MKLASIAAVLALTAASAASAQQASDWRTPDPENILVVDTNKGRIIVELSPETAPNHVARVRDLAKAHFYDGLTFFRVIDSFMAQTGDPKNDGTGGSDQPNLAAEFLFRRGPGYVPAGKAGTVEMGFVGSLPVYSQNSALAAMTADGKVAAWGAFCPGVLGMARAGDPDSANSQFFFMRQHYASLEKTYTPFGRALTGIEAIRAIKTGEPVPDPQDKMLTVRVLSDMPAAQRPSIQVMDTRSAAFAALVAKKRAEMGGAFGPCDVDVPVKVK, encoded by the coding sequence ATGAAGCTTGCGTCCATCGCCGCCGTCCTGGCGCTTACCGCGGCCTCGGCCGCCAGCGCCCAGCAGGCCTCCGACTGGCGGACGCCCGACCCCGAGAACATCCTGGTGGTGGACACCAACAAGGGCCGGATCATCGTGGAGCTGTCGCCCGAGACGGCGCCGAACCACGTGGCGCGGGTGCGCGACCTGGCCAAGGCCCACTTCTATGACGGCCTGACCTTTTTCCGGGTGATCGACAGCTTCATGGCCCAGACCGGCGACCCCAAGAACGACGGCACCGGCGGCTCCGACCAGCCCAATCTGGCGGCCGAGTTCCTGTTCCGTCGCGGCCCCGGCTATGTCCCAGCGGGCAAGGCCGGAACGGTCGAGATGGGCTTCGTCGGCTCCCTGCCGGTCTACAGCCAGAACAGCGCCCTGGCGGCCATGACCGCCGACGGCAAGGTGGCCGCCTGGGGCGCCTTCTGTCCCGGCGTGCTGGGCATGGCCCGGGCCGGCGACCCCGACAGCGCCAACAGCCAGTTCTTCTTCATGCGCCAGCACTATGCGTCGCTGGAAAAGACCTACACCCCGTTCGGCCGCGCCCTGACCGGCATCGAGGCCATCCGCGCGATCAAGACCGGCGAACCCGTCCCCGACCCGCAGGACAAGATGCTGACCGTCCGCGTGCTGTCCGACATGCCCGCCGCCCAGCGCCCGTCCATCCAGGTGATGGACACCCGTTCGGCGGCCTTCGCGGCGCTGGTCGCCAAGAAGCGGGCCGAGATGGGCGGGGCGTTCGGGCCGTGCGACGTCGACGTGCCGGTGAAGGTGAAGTGA